cttctGGAAGTTGCATTTTAATTTATCTATAAAAGGTGGCACTTAGTGGAAGCTTATAAGTGTAGTAGGGAACTCAAACGAAGCAATAGCAAACCAATTCACATTTCTGAACGGAAAGGCAAAGATGTATACACTTCCAAATGAGCAAATAATTGCCTTCTTCTTCAAACATTCTATCTCATTACTTCTTTGTTTCCTCTTCACTATCTTTGTTGTCAAATGGCGAAATTCCACTTCAAACAACTCACAAAACCTTCCACCTTCCCCTCCAAAGCTACCCATAATCGGAAACCTTCATCAACTCGGTTCAATCCCTCAACGCTCTCTGAAAGCATTAGCTCAAAAATACGGTTCCCCAATGCTGCTTCATCTAGGCAGCAAGCCGGTGTTAATTATCTCCTCCCCTGATGCAGCTGAAGAAGTCATGAAAACACATGATTTAATCTTTGCCAATAGGCCTAAAGCAGGCTTTGCTGGAAGGCTTCTGTACAATTTCAAGGACATAGCGTTTGCTTCCTATGGTGAGTATTGGAGGCAGGTAAAATGCATATGTGTACTACAGCTTCTAAGCCACAAGAGGGTTCAGTCATTTCGAAGCATAAGGGAAGAAGAGATTGCACTATTGTTGGAAACAATTAGAGAATCTTGTGCTTCGTCTTCAGTAATacttataaataaaattttggcaAGGCTTACGAACAATATAGTTTCGAGAGTTGCCATTGGGAAAAGGTATTCGGGAGAGGAAAGTGGGAGCAGGTTTCAGCAACTCTTTGTGGAACTTACCATGTTGTTGGGTGTTTTCAATGTTGGAGATTACGTCCCATGGCTTGCATGGATAAATAATATCAATGGCTTGGAAGCAAAGGTGAAAAAAGTGGCCAAAAATTTCGATGAATATCTGGAAAAACTTCTTGAAGAGGGAGTGAAGAAGCAGGACAAAAGAGGAAACAAGAATGGTGGTGATGAGAAACATCAGCAGAATCTTGTGGATGTTTTGCTTGAAATCCAGGGAACAGATGCCACCAATTTTGCTCTTGAGCGAGATTCCCTTAAAGCCATCATCATGGTAAAGAAAATTAACTTTCTTCTGATTATCTTCCGAGCTACAGTTTTACAGTTCTTTTGTTAATACGTAAGTTTGCAATGTTTGGTCTGTCAATGGTGAATTgcatatgtattttttttttttttttttttgtataaaatgCAAAGCTGATGGGAATGGGATTTGAGCTTTGGTTTTCTGAGAATTGATTTTCAAAAACTCACACAAATCACCTGGGaaaaataacaaattcaaataaaGAAGTATAGCATCGCCTTATCTCGCGCCAGACTTAGTACAAAACATTTTGTTGTCCGCTGATTAGATCGTGACACCATCCGGGATATTTCTATGTCTCCTCATAATGGAATGATGCTGGAATATTTTTTCTATTCAAACATAAGTTAACTAGCTTTCACCATATTTGCAAACAGTTTGAAACCACCCTAACCATTTACTATGATTTTGACATACTATGTGAGTCAGTTGATGCactcttttatcttggttgtGTGACTTTGGTCCATATCGAATGATACAAGCAATGAGTTAAGAATAGAGTGAAAAGCAAAAATTAGCAACGTAATATAAAGGTCCAAGGTTGAGTTAGTTCGTTCATTAACTTCTTTGTCTTCTGAATAGGTATCTATACTCTTGAATATTTTGTGCAATAATTGAGTagaattcaaaagttttagCTGTACAAACTATTCTTATTATAACATAGACAAGTAGACTAGGAATAAAGTCTTTATGAGGTTGGTCCCTATGACGTATAACTGAAAGAACAAGCAATTTTGAGTTTGCAATCATGCAAACACCAAATTTTTCCTCAAGGAATCAAAATATTAGTTTTCATGTAGCTTGTGTCGGAAATTTGACATAGAACTTTCTATGTCCcgattttattattattatttttgtttttgcaggACATGTTTGTTGGTGGAACTGACACTACATCATCGCTGCTAGAGTGGACAATTTCAGAGCTATTAAGAAACACAAATGCCatgcaaaaattgcataaagaAGTGAGACAATTCTTAGGAAGCAAATCATGCATCAGGGAAGATGATTTAGAGAATCTCCATTACCTAAAAGCAGTAATAAAAGAGGCTCTTCGTTTGCATCCACCAGTTCCATTACTTCTTCCTCGTGAATCAAGCAAGGCAGTCAAAATAATGGGATACGATATAGCTGCCGGCACTCAAGTGATTATCAATGCTTGGGCGATCGCAAGGGACCCAAAATTGTGGGAAGCTGCCGAGGAATTTCAGCCAGAGAGGTTCTTGAATAGCTCGTTGGACTTTAAAGGGCAAAATTTTGAGTACATCCCATTTGGTTCTGGGAGGAGGAGCTGCCCTGGTTCTGCGTTTTCTATGGTTACAGCTGAACTTGCACTTGCAAATTTGATCTGCAACTTCGATTTTCAATTGGCTGGTGGAGCAAGACCGGAAGATTTGGATATGACTGAAGCACATGGGATCGTTACACCAAGGAAAGTCCCACTTCTGCTAGTTGCAAGTCTACCTAATTAGGCACTTCAAGATCCAAGATAACATGTCGGTAGACATGTGTATATTATTCTATCTTGTCACAACTTTAAATTTGAGATGGAGTCTGATGGGAAAAACTTTTAAAATGGTGAAATATTGCATTATCAGTAGCATTGTGTCCTTGTATGTAAAATGTGTGATTTTGACACAGTAGCATTGTGTATGTAAAATGTGTGATTGTGTCCTTGTATGTAAAATATGTGCTTGTGTCCTTGTATTTAAAATGTATGATTTTGTCACTAGCTCATTCTGGGGATTTTAGATTTGTTCGGGATCATAATGGTCTATAGGGCGGACTAAATGATTTTTTCTTGGGTAAATTGCTCATAACCTACTGTCCTTTTTTATGATACCAGATGGCTATTCTGTGATTGCAAAATATCTACATAActcccttttattgttttatataaaGCGAAATTTAATCAAAAATTATCTCTATAACATCACTAGTTGAAATACTAATATTACCCTTATTTAAGTACTAAATTGAATAAGGGTCCAAGAATATTACATAAAAATTGTGAATTGATGCAAAATCATGAGGGTTAAATGAATATTTATGCAAAATTATAGGGCTTGAGGGAATATTTATACAAAATTTTAGGACGTTAAGTggatattattattttattacaTGTACTTTTGGAGTGTGTCTCAGTCAATTGTGTTAACCAAAGATGTTTTCCATCTATTTTTCactttatataaaattataggaAGTTATGAgaatattttgaaacttttgggagTCATGTGATAGTATGCAAAAGCACAGAGAGGCTTATGAGTAATTTACCCTACTTTCTTCTGTGCTTTTGATTCAATAAAGATGTGTGATTTGATGCATGTAAAATAAAcataatttctttttcatacATGATACCTATGCTTAACAAAATCTTGATTGCGAACAATAGTAAACTAATGTTGagtgtttatttctttttataccTTGATTGATATTAGTGCACCACAATTATGTTTTTTCATTCTAGCTCATTTTGAACATACCATGGGTTGGATTTCAAAAGACTACTTCCAAAATTAGAAGTCATCATCATAACACTTGGCTGCAACATGTTGCAGTATTTTGTTTTCCtacaaatttgaaaaagttCCACTTTGAATTTAACAAAGCACCATGTTATGATGGTGATGATCAACATCGGGAGATGAGGATCAGATACTGATGATGATGAGCTCAATAGCTACTCAAGCAAATTAATGGACAGTTAGTTTTACTAGTTGGTAACAAAAGTTAGTCGCAATAACTGCTCCAGTCGGTTAGACAATCCATCGAGTTGAACAACTGCCCATAGCTGGCTATATAGAGATGTATGGAAGAGATGTAAAGATTCATTCTGTTTTGTAGAAAAAAACCCCCCAGTATTAATACTCTCATCATTTCCTTCTCCAATCTTCTCTTTCTCTTCTAtttccatctctctctctctttctatcttttctGGATTCTGCTCATTCAAGCAGGATGAATTAACTAGATCATTACATACCACTCCTAATTCCATATCTAAAATTCGAAACCAACTTTTCCATATGATTCATCTTATAGGCTCTAATTCATTCTTTAAGTTATTTATAGGGAAGAAAATGATATCTTCTTCTTTGCTTTGATCCGGTAAAGACGTGTGAATTGACCCCATGCAGATACACAATATCTTTTCTTaaacatttttttcaaaatctattTTCTTATACCTGAATATTATTACATCACAACCGTCTTCATTTATTCCAATTTAAGATGAACATACTACAGGCtggatttcaaaaaaaaaaaattgatatttATCTCAatctcaaataaaaaaaaaacgtgCATCACGATAGTACAATTATTTGATGGTGACAAGGTGCAATGCTTCCTTTCACTTTGATTCTTTTTTCACTCACAAATTTTGATTCAATTCATCTCTAAAATAGGCAGTAGTGGAAGGCTAGTGCAGTAGGGAtcccaaagaaaagaaagcagtTCTCAATTTCAGAAAATAATTTAGAAATGTACACATTTCCAATTGAGGAAATTGGAGcattatttttaaaacattcaatctctttctttcttcctttcctcgTGATCATATATGTTCTCAAATGGCGCAATTCTACTTCAAACACGTTGCAGAACCTTCCACCTTCCCCACCAAAGCTTCCCATAATCGGAAACCTTCATCAGCTCGGTTCAATCCCTCAACGTTCTCTGAAATCATTAGCCCAAAAATACGGTTCGCCAATGCTGCTTCATCTTGGCCGCAAGCCAGTGTTAATTATCTCCTCCCCTGATGCAGCTGAAGAAGTCATGAAAACTCATGATTTAATCTTTGCCACTAGGCCTAAACCAGTCTTTGCCGGGAGGTTACTCTACAATTTCAAGGACATAACGTTTTCCCCCTATGGCGAATATTGGAGGCAGGTAAGAAGTATTTGTGTACTTCAGCTTTTGAGTAACAAGAGGGTTCAGTCATTTCGAAACATAAGAGAGGAAGAGATGGAAATAATGTTGGAAAAAGTTCGAGAATCTTGTGCTTCTTCTTCAGTCATACGCATTGATGAAATTTTGGCAACACTTACTAACAACATTGTTTCAAGGGTTGCCATTGGAAAAAGGTACTCAGGAGAGGAAAGTGGGAGCAAGTTTAAGGAAATATTTGAGGATTTTACTATGCTATTGGGTGCTTTTAACGTTGGAGATTACATCCCATGGCTTGCATGGATTAATAATGTTAATGGCTTGGAAGCAAAGATGAAAAAAGTGGTCAATGATTTTGATGAATATTTGGAAAAGATTGTTGAAGAGGGAATGAAGAGgcaggaggaaaagaaaagcggTAGTGATGGTAATGATAAGAAACAGCAGCAGAATTTTGTGGATGTTCTGCTTGAAATCCAGAAAACAAGTGCTACTGGTTTTGCTTTTGGGCGAGATTCCCTTAAAGCTATCATCCTGGTAAAGAAAATTAATTATgtgcatttttttcttcttcttttttggttCTCTCTCATTACAATTTAATTTAGCATATGGATTTGCTGTTCTTTACTTCTATTCTATCCTAGGATACAGAAATTGATGTTTGTTGCGTCCAGGCTGAGGCATTTTTGCTgactaaattttttaaaagactagaataATTAGTATCGAGGGCtgatacattttttttttattttcataataAACAAAATTAACAGTTTGCCCTTTTTTTATTCATCATACcctctgatttttttttaaaatgttggGTACGAATTTGGACCCTGGTTCTAAGGCTTAAACTCCCTACAGATGGCTAACTTACCTATGGCAAGTTCCTTCATTAGAATTTAATTTTGGCTTATAGATCTCCTATTTTAAGATAAGAATAGTGTTTGGTATGTTGAGGTCGGAATTGCATATGTTTTACATAGAATATGCGAAATTAAGGGGATTTAGGATGGGGTTCTATCTCTAAATTGATCTTTAAAAACTCGACAAATAACCTATGAAtaataaataattcaaattaaaaaataagaacgtgattgtatatatgtttcCACCATTATTGCAAGCAGTTTCAGTCCATTCCAATCACTTTTAGTGTTCATAACCTACTATCTGAAACGCTTGATGTATTCTTTTATCTTGATTGTATGTTTTTGCTCATTTCCAATGATACCAGCAAATGGTGAAACAAACAATCAATAAGTTATGAATACTAGGAtgaaaaccaaaggaaaaaaaaaatcaacaaaactaAATAAGGTGCAAGGTAGTGTGTTCATTATTGACTTGTGGTATCATCATCTCAAAATGGTTTGGTAAAACAACAacatattttgaaattattgtaATTAAACTATCAATTTTAGCACTTAATACATTGATATATCAAATTGTGAGACATCCTTCAAATCATTGAAAATTAATGAATTTCTCTTAATATGTTATAATTAAagttcatttatttatttaggaGTAACAAATGGTGAATCTATTGGTTTTAAATCCATTTGAATAATGTGTTACAAATTAATGATATGCTAACCACTGATAGTTTAGGGGCTTTATTAAATGGTCTTGACCACATGGAGCCCAACAATAGTCCTAAATCATAaatcttatttctttttttaaggAGTGTGATTGGGGCAAGGTAGCAATCATGCAACCGCcgacatgaaaaaaaaataaaaaaaaataaaaagaaagaaagaaagaagaagaagcagaagaagaaCAAATCACGTTATGTTTGTCAAGTGCAAATGCAAGTTGACCCAAGTTTGCTTATCAGGTTGatagaaaaaaatcattttttcagACAACTTATTTCTTTTTCCAATTTACTTATCCAAGTAGGCCCAAATGGAAGGACAACAACTTTACCTTACAATTAGCTAGGTAATGGAGTGTTAAATGTTGCAGGACATGTTTGTTGGAGGAACTGATACTACGTCTGCATTGCTACAGTGGGCAATTTCTGAGCTGCTGAGAAACACAAATGCAATGCACAAACTGCAAAAAGCAGTGAGACAATTGCCAAGATGCAAACCAGGCATCACAGAGGATGATTTAGAGAATCTCCAGTACTTAAAAGCAGTAATCAAAGAGACTCTTCGATTGCATCCACCAGTTCCATTACTTGCTCCTCGTGAATCGAGGAAGGCGTCCAAGATAATGGGATATGATATTGCTGCCGGTACTCAAGTGATCATCAATGCTTGGGCAATGGGAAGGGACCCAAAATTGTGGGAAGATGCCGAGAGTTTTTGGCCGGAGAGGTTCTTGAATAGTTCTGTGGACATTAAAGGGCAACATTTTCAGTTCATCCCATTTGGTGCTGGAAGGAGGAGCTGCCCTGGCGCTGCATTTGCCATGGTTACAGCTGAACTTGCACTTGCAAATTTGGTGTGCCGCTTTGATTTTGAATTGGCAGGCGGAGCAAGGCCAGAGGATTTGGATATGACTGAAGCTCCTGGTATTGTTACACCAAGGAAAATTCGTCTTCTACTACTTGCAAGTCTTCCTAATTAGGCAGTTGCAAGATATTATACTATCAGCAATTAGGTAATCACTTTTGGTATTGGCGTGGAGTTCAATTAAGAAAACTTTATGAAGGTTTAATGATTTATTATTGCTCTTGCGGGCAAATAAGATGGCTTTTGAGTTCGAAAAATGTTATGGTGACAACAAGAGGTAATATGATTTTACCTTTCAAAAGtgcaaaaatattttgaaacgtTTCAAAGATGCTATTATGGCAAGATTACTTCAATAGATAGTGAATTTTTTAAAACTTGAGATCTTTCATTAATACTTTCTTCTCCCGAACTATCCAATCCATCTCTCTCCCTAATAGATAGTGAACTTAATTATACGTAAGACACATATAGCATaacaaacgagtcgagtcgagttgaATTTTGAGCTAATCTAATTGAGTCTCGAACCAATTTTATCAAACTCGAACTTGAACTTCACAAGAGCTCAATTTTAacctttagtttttcttggaTAATATTATGGGACTTAAGGCCAGATTCGAGGCAGAAACTTGAACCATGGGAACTTGAAATGAACTGCTTCATAAGAACGCGATCCGTTAGGGTATCCGTACGCTAATAAGTGTAGTGGGACAATGTCCATTCGACCGTCCCAGAAACAGCATACCATTCCTTGCCCTCCATATGTAATATACATTAATTGACAGGGCCAGCTTCAACAAATTTTGGTAGGTGCAGGAAAGTGAATGACCGAATCCACTAAATAGTGATGCCAATTATAAGAGCCTGTAAAGGTGAAGCACAAACCCTGAATCTTTCTCCACCCTGCAGTGGAAAGAGcacaaggtgaagatgatcgtGTGTTTCTTCAGCCTGCTGGCACAGTGCTTGTTTTATCTTCTCAAGGAGTATTTTAAGTCTTACAAGGGAAGAGTTTGAGAATTGAACCAAACAGTTGAGATTGAGTGTTTCTATGATGGCCATAAACGATAGGTACCACATGTTGTAGATAGGTATATCGACAAGTGtaaaggaaaattaaaatcaactGCTCCAATTTAGGTCTTTGGGCAATGTAATACAAAAACAGAAAACGGAGAATAATATACCACAATGTTCAAAACGATTAGAAGATTTTCTGCTTTCATGAGACTATAATGGATCTAAGAACTAATGGGCCGAAAGAAATACCAAAATTAAAAGATCAAAATTGTGGCCTTCACATTGCTGTGCAAGCAATCTTGTTTAGGAGGACGGATTTTAAGTAAGGGACCTGAAATAAATTAAGAAACTAGAATAAAAACCAGAAATAAGACTATGCATGTCAGATCttcaaataaattatataaaatttacttttaGAATAAtatttagcactttttgtgatgtaatatATATGACATAAATGTGACCGATCAAATAAAAAGATGATGAAAAATTGTGTTTGTAATctagcaaaaagaaaaaacttttttttttccaattacaAGATACCCATATGGTAGGCTATTATTTGTTTTTAATAGTAGGCAATTCAATTTTAGCCGAGACATGCATGAATCTtttttcatttactatttattattattttcaataatGAGAAGGCCAGAGGAGTGACAAGACCAAACACAGACATGTTGGATGCATCAAAAGTTAGCGGGCATAAACGGACATATACATGAGGCTGTAGATTTGTGAGCCGTAACTGTCAAAATCTGAGACAATGATTCGAGGAAACAAGTTGTGAATCATCGTTTTCGTTTTTAATTTCACCCACTTCAATGAAATTCAAATTGATTGTGACTCTCTGGTCCCCTTGTTAAAACATACACCATCCATTCCATAATTTGCGTGATCTTTAAGGAAACGTCCATTCAAGAAAACCTTTAATTATGGCGTTTAGATGTGGTCAATTTGGATGAATATACACCATAAATCTAAAATTCAAGTTCGATATTAGCCTGCGAGAAAAACAACCTCACTAAGTGACAAGATAAGAAAGGTAATAGGGTTTCATCTTGCTACTctaaaacaaagaaagaaagagacaaATGTTGTGACTCTTACTTTGAGACGTCCAAAAGGTAAAAACATAACGCTGAAAGGAGATGCAATGAGTACATTTTAGTAATTGTGCATTTTGTAAATTGTGATTATGTTTTATCTTTTCATTCCTATTTATTAAATTCGCGAAATCGTGGTTGGTTGTGATTAAATGTTGTTCGATACATGCATTATTTATGGTTGTTGTTGTTACAATATTTTTCCTACAGTTACCACGAAATAACCCTAATTAGCAGCTGCCCTGTATACTCTTTTACGAGATGTATATGATCCATCTTCTTCACCATATTTACTTCAATAAAAACATTGATCAATAATATGAAGGTCTACAGTGCTAAGCTTCTTGATGGTTTGATTTAATTGTTAGTTAAATACACGACGGAAAATTCTTTTACATGCATAATATCAATTTTTATTTCCGGCATGTATTCCTAAAGAAGAACAAGAAACTttatgcaaaataaaagaaatatgagCAATATCCGGCCCAAACCTGTGGACATTTGTGTCAATTCATTATTTTTTAAGGATAGTATTGTTCTTTTGATGTCAACCGTCAACACCGTTACTAAATGTTTGCATTGACTACCAATGAAAGGAATAAAGTGAGAACAATAATATGTTAGAGTGCAATTGCAAAACACACCAAACCTTTGGAGGACTTcttgtaattaaccctaaaaaaaaattacctcgGTTGTAATCTAATATAGATCATTTGCTTTGTAAAGCATTAGCCACAAAATCATTAGCCCTCTCTCCTTGTAGCTTTTTTCAAAATCATTAATAAAATCCCTTGTACGGGATTtgttattttcaaaaaaaaattagccacAAAATGAGTTTGTACGTACCCCACAAGCTAATACATCACTCATTCATGTGTCATTTTCCAATTAACCGTCCGCTATTTTATGTTTGGACCAAGATGAATGGCAATATATGTGTCTTACATGCTCCCAACAAAAATTGGAATCACCAATACATTACTATCTACGTGCATAAAAGTACCTATCAACTTTTCCACATTGAATGAAATGTTGTGGAAAGATGCTGAGGAGTATGTTCCAAATACTTTTCCACAGTACTATCTACATTCAAAATACTTTCAAATTTTCACAATATGTTCACTTTCCAATACATTTTGAAATTCTGGAGAGATGCAGAGGAGTTTAAGCCAGAGAGGTTCTTGGATAGTCCTGTGGACTTTAAAGGGCAACATTTTCAGTTCATCCCATTTGGTTCTGGAAGGAGGAGCTGCCCTGGTCTGCATTTCCCTTGATTACAGCTGAACTTGCACTTGTAAATTTGATATGTTACTTTGATTTTGCCTTGGCTGGTGGAGCAAGACCAGAAGATTTGGATATGACTGAAGCTCCTGGGATTGTTACACCAAGGAAAATCCCTCTTCTCGTACTTGCGAGTCTAG
The window above is part of the Coffea eugenioides isolate CCC68of unplaced genomic scaffold, Ceug_1.0 ScVebR1_1381;HRSCAF=2222, whole genome shotgun sequence genome. Proteins encoded here:
- the LOC113755283 gene encoding cytochrome P450 71A2-like; this encodes MYTFPIEEIGALFLKHSISFFLPFLVIIYVLKWRNSTSNTLQNLPPSPPKLPIIGNLHQLGSIPQRSLKSLAQKYGSPMLLHLGRKPVLIISSPDAAEEVMKTHDLIFATRPKPVFAGRLLYNFKDITFSPYGEYWRQVRSICVLQLLSNKRVQSFRNIREEEMEIMLEKVRESCASSSVIRIDEILATLTNNIVSRVAIGKRYSGEESGSKFKEIFEDFTMLLGAFNVGDYIPWLAWINNVNGLEAKMKKVVNDFDEYLEKIVEEGMKRQEEKKSGSDGNDKKQQQNFVDVLLEIQKTSATGFAFGRDSLKAIILDMFVGGTDTTSALLQWAISELLRNTNAMHKLQKAVRQLPRCKPGITEDDLENLQYLKAVIKETLRLHPPVPLLAPRESRKASKIMGYDIAAGTQVIINAWAMGRDPKLWEDAESFWPERFLNSSVDIKGQHFQFIPFGAGRRSCPGAAFAMVTAELALANLVCRFDFELAGGARPEDLDMTEAPGIVTPRKIRLLLLASLPN
- the LOC113755282 gene encoding cytochrome P450 71A2-like; protein product: MLLHLGSKPVLIISSPDAAEEVMKTHDLIFANRPKAGFAGRLLYNFKDIAFASYGEYWRQVKCICVLQLLSHKRVQSFRSIREEEIALLLETIRESCASSSVILINKILARLTNNIVSRVAIGKRYSGEESGSRFQQLFVELTMLLGVFNVGDYVPWLAWINNINGLEAKVKKVAKNFDEYLEKLLEEGVKKQDKRGNKNGGDEKHQQNLVDVLLEIQGTDATNFALERDSLKAIIMDMFVGGTDTTSSLLEWTISELLRNTNAMQKLHKEVRQFLGSKSCIREDDLENLHYLKAVIKEALRLHPPVPLLLPRESSKAVKIMGYDIAAGTQVIINAWAIARDPKLWEAAEEFQPERFLNSSLDFKGQNFEYIPFGSGRRSCPGSAFSMVTAELALANLICNFDFQLAGGARPEDLDMTEAHGIVTPRKVPLLLVASLPN